A region from the Candidatus Binatus sp. genome encodes:
- the murC gene encoding UDP-N-acetylmuramate--L-alanine ligase yields MLANGLLTRQRRLHFVGIGGAGMSGIAELCLKLGMRVSGCDVKPSAAIARLASLGAEISQGHHPAHLKDEAGIDAVVISSAIKFSNPEVARAREMKIPVIARAEMLGELLRMAKLGVAVAGTHGKTTTTGLIALIMEEADLDPTVAVGGNIRNTGTNVRLGRGDFMVAEADESDASFLLLIPTIAVVTNIDPEHLDHYGTMDRVRQAFADFINRVPFYGVAVLGIDNVNVRGLMASIRKPMVTYGVAQDADLRAEKIVIDGLSTRFEVIRNGEHLGRVTIPTPGVHVAMNSLAAIAVAMEIGISFERAAAALAKFGGISRRFEIKGEAAGRIVLDDYAHHPAEVRATLAAVRASLKRRVVAVFQPHRYTRLRDLFDDFLSAFDDADVLYLLDVYPAGEDPIADVSARRLYEALRARGHLEVHYLGAEEAPAARIASGSRAGDVIATLGAGDIYKTGGEILDALSAEVKIHEGA; encoded by the coding sequence CTGCTCGCAAATGGTCTTTTGACGCGTCAGCGGCGGCTGCATTTCGTCGGGATCGGCGGCGCGGGCATGAGCGGAATCGCCGAGCTGTGCCTGAAGCTCGGGATGCGGGTCAGCGGATGCGATGTGAAACCCTCGGCGGCGATCGCGCGGCTCGCGTCGCTGGGTGCGGAAATCAGCCAGGGGCATCATCCGGCGCATCTGAAGGATGAGGCCGGCATCGACGCGGTGGTAATCTCGTCGGCGATAAAATTTTCGAATCCTGAAGTGGCGCGCGCCCGCGAGATGAAAATTCCGGTGATCGCGCGGGCCGAGATGCTCGGTGAGCTGCTGCGGATGGCCAAGCTCGGCGTGGCGGTCGCGGGGACTCATGGCAAGACGACCACGACCGGTCTGATCGCGCTGATCATGGAAGAGGCAGACCTCGATCCAACGGTCGCGGTGGGCGGAAATATTCGCAATACGGGCACCAACGTCCGGCTGGGGCGCGGCGATTTCATGGTTGCCGAAGCCGACGAGAGCGACGCGTCGTTTCTGCTGCTGATCCCGACGATCGCGGTGGTGACGAACATCGATCCCGAGCATCTCGATCACTACGGCACGATGGATCGGGTACGGCAGGCGTTTGCGGACTTTATCAACCGGGTGCCATTCTACGGCGTTGCCGTACTCGGAATCGACAATGTGAACGTGCGCGGCCTGATGGCGTCGATTCGCAAGCCGATGGTGACCTACGGCGTTGCGCAGGACGCGGACCTGCGCGCCGAGAAAATCGTGATCGACGGCCTTTCGACTCGCTTCGAGGTGATTCGCAACGGCGAGCATCTTGGCCGAGTGACGATACCGACGCCGGGCGTGCATGTTGCGATGAACTCGCTCGCGGCGATCGCGGTCGCGATGGAAATTGGAATCAGTTTCGAGCGCGCCGCGGCGGCGTTGGCGAAGTTCGGCGGAATCAGCCGGCGATTCGAGATCAAGGGCGAAGCGGCGGGACGAATCGTGCTCGACGACTATGCGCATCATCCGGCGGAGGTGCGCGCGACGCTGGCCGCGGTGCGGGCGTCGCTCAAGCGCCGGGTAGTGGCAGTCTTTCAGCCGCATCGGTACACCCGACTGCGCGATCTGTTCGACGATTTCCTGTCGGCGTTCGACGATGCCGACGTGCTCTACCTGCTCGACGTGTATCCGGCCGGCGAGGACCCCATTGCCGACGTCTCCGCGCGGCGTCTGTACGAGGCGCTGCGTGCGCGGGGGCATCTCGAAGTGCATTACCTCGGTGCCGAGGAAGCGCCCGCGGCGCGCATCGCGTCAGGCTCGCGCGCGGGTGACGTGATCGCGACTTTAGGCGCGGGCGATATCTACAAGACGGGCGGCGAAATACTGGACGCGCTCAGCGCCGAGGTCAAAATCCATGAAGGCGCTTGA